A DNA window from Dehalococcoidia bacterium contains the following coding sequences:
- a CDS encoding helix-turn-helix domain-containing protein gives MANRRRATWDAASVKALRRHLALTQDQLAGELGVRQQTVSEWETGAYRPRGASERLLTIVAERAGYAYEAGA, from the coding sequence ATGGCTAACCGCCGCCGCGCAACGTGGGACGCCGCCTCGGTCAAGGCGCTGCGGCGTCATCTTGCGCTCACGCAGGACCAGCTCGCCGGGGAACTGGGCGTCCGCCAGCAGACGGTGAGCGAGTGGGAGACGGGCGCTTATCGCCCCCGCGGCGCCAGCGAACGCCTGCTGACGATCGTCGCCGAGCGCGCCGGCTACGCCTACGAGGCGGGCGCATGA
- a CDS encoding DUF2851 family protein, with product MMASVAEQRPAYRPAAPDGALTESQLTAIWHGRRFPTGALVTRGGVPVQVIFQGRAGRGPGPDFRGAVIAGPSGLPLRGDVELHVRSSSFKQHGHEDDPAYVNVILHVVFEDDTGVDTPLPGGKTAPVIALAPWVARRAEDLQRWLATPVLWREPCHDAVMRLGEDGVRAALAGEGDRRLEVKAARAAETVRRHGVDQALYEGILEAMGYGGNAAPMLALARVLPWPLLDALTRSSHDRRLHMEALLLGVAGLLPSQRRHACPVAPHVGQLERAFEAAELASLGSERWKLWGVRPENMPARRIAGCAALLAHHGAPSRLLNVLEARTVNEAVRPFAVAASGYWRGCYDTCAAPVRLGNTFIGRSRALEIIINVVLPVAAASGDPAQAAKARALYEKLPRPSAYGVTRFIETALASEGVRVRVDARGAQGMLALHRDWCTANGCGRCPLS from the coding sequence ATGATGGCGAGCGTCGCCGAGCAGCGCCCGGCGTACCGTCCCGCGGCGCCGGACGGGGCTCTGACGGAGTCGCAGCTCACGGCGATCTGGCACGGGCGGCGGTTTCCGACGGGCGCACTCGTGACGCGCGGCGGCGTGCCGGTGCAGGTGATCTTCCAGGGTCGCGCCGGCCGCGGCCCCGGCCCGGACTTTCGCGGCGCCGTGATCGCCGGCCCCTCGGGGCTGCCGCTGCGGGGCGACGTCGAGCTGCACGTGCGTTCGTCCTCCTTCAAGCAGCACGGCCACGAGGACGACCCCGCCTACGTCAACGTCATCCTGCACGTCGTCTTCGAGGACGACACCGGCGTCGACACGCCGCTGCCAGGCGGCAAGACGGCGCCGGTGATCGCGCTGGCGCCCTGGGTGGCGCGCCGCGCCGAAGACCTGCAGCGCTGGCTCGCGACCCCCGTCCTCTGGCGCGAGCCGTGTCACGACGCCGTCATGCGCCTCGGCGAAGACGGCGTCCGGGCGGCGCTCGCCGGAGAGGGCGACCGGCGGCTCGAAGTGAAGGCGGCGCGCGCGGCGGAGACCGTGCGCCGCCATGGCGTCGACCAGGCGCTGTACGAGGGCATCCTCGAAGCGATGGGCTACGGCGGCAACGCGGCGCCCATGCTCGCGCTCGCCCGCGTGCTGCCGTGGCCGCTCCTCGATGCACTGACGCGCTCATCGCACGACCGCCGCCTGCACATGGAGGCGCTGCTGCTCGGCGTCGCCGGCCTCCTGCCTTCGCAGCGGCGCCACGCCTGCCCGGTGGCGCCGCACGTCGGGCAGCTCGAGCGCGCGTTCGAGGCCGCGGAGCTGGCGTCACTGGGAAGCGAACGCTGGAAGCTGTGGGGCGTGCGGCCGGAGAACATGCCCGCCCGCCGCATCGCGGGCTGCGCGGCGCTGCTGGCGCATCACGGCGCCCCGTCGCGCCTGCTGAACGTGCTGGAAGCGCGCACCGTCAACGAAGCCGTGCGCCCCTTCGCGGTCGCGGCGTCCGGCTACTGGCGCGGCTGCTACGACACGTGCGCAGCGCCCGTGCGGCTCGGCAACACGTTCATCGGCCGCTCGCGGGCGCTCGAGATCATCATCAACGTCGTGCTGCCCGTCGCCGCGGCGTCCGGCGATCCGGCGCAGGCGGCGAAAGCACGCGCGCTCTACGAAAAACTGCCGCGGCCGTCCGCGTACGGCGTCACGCGGTTCATCGAAACGGCGCTCGCGTCAGAAGGCGTGCGCGTGCGCGTCGACGCCCGCGGCGCGCAGGGCATGCTGGCGCTGCACCGTGATTGGTGCACGGCGAACGGCTGCGGCAGGTGCCCGCTTTCGTAG
- a CDS encoding glycoside hydrolase family 38 C-terminal domain-containing protein gives MTTIQPQRQPQARPRDKRMLMVVSHTHWDREWYLPYQSFRVRLVGLMDMLLDLFEDDPGYKHFMLDGHTIPLEDYMEIRPDRFDDVERAVQTGRLLIGPWYIIPDEALPGGEALVRNFLRGHRVAKAFGPVMKVGYIPDPFGQIAHMPAILRGFGIEYATMWRGADDSLKTTEFFWRSPDGSEVLTIHKPHGYGVGATLPLNAKAFMSRIKSIREDLEPLATTPYLLVMNGSDHLPPQPELAAMLRTANEALDDAFLLHTSLPETFERVRAHMGDKAHEWPRHEGEFRSGQRAHLLPGVLSARMWIKQQNQACEDLLAHWAEPYSVWADILKREVAPEWREPLPPTTAHMPFPTSEESISALIDRAWRHLLENQPHDSICGCSVDPVHEEMRQRYEWVHEIGEEIVRQALRTIGALGPDDPLGTITVFNPTPRPATRYVSTMVPWNDERPITGVRAPGGAIVPATKIGDTQQFQIPDGAPPGFERARAEIGFVAKDVPGYGYKTYRLQLGDVGAPVEQSPAAHVIENEYLRVEADASDGTLTVHDKSSGRVLQGLNRIVDGGDRGDEYNFCAPEQDRLVDAPASPPEIRTTQVAGSRALVVESTYRLPAGLSSDRARGGDATCDERVVSTVTLTDGVPRVDISTTVFNAAEDHRLRAHFPSGLRAAVSKADQHFGVVERPLALPEWDPETWMEQPLGTYPQKAFVSVDDGDFGLTIANRGLPEYEVLDTPAGAEIAVTLMRCVGWLSRSDIYTRRGGAGPQLRTPGAQMPGAHTVEYSIIPHTGDWESAAAHVDAVQFLRPMRARWNRHGLGHIGDSGSLARVSSEAFQVSAIKRAEDGDGVILRIYNTTAHEAETLVDIPQLGGGVSMVNLNEEHIADVPRVQGGVAVVARPNEIITLRFRR, from the coding sequence ATGACCACCATCCAGCCACAACGGCAGCCGCAGGCGAGACCGCGCGACAAGCGCATGCTCATGGTCGTCTCGCACACGCACTGGGACCGCGAGTGGTACCTGCCGTATCAGTCTTTCCGCGTGCGCCTCGTCGGGCTCATGGACATGCTGCTCGACCTCTTCGAAGACGACCCCGGCTACAAGCACTTCATGCTCGACGGCCACACGATCCCGCTCGAGGACTACATGGAGATCCGCCCGGACCGCTTCGACGACGTCGAGCGGGCGGTGCAGACCGGCAGGCTGCTGATCGGGCCCTGGTACATCATCCCCGACGAGGCGTTGCCCGGCGGCGAGGCGCTCGTCCGCAACTTCCTGCGCGGCCATCGCGTCGCCAAGGCATTTGGCCCGGTCATGAAGGTGGGCTACATCCCCGACCCGTTCGGACAGATCGCGCACATGCCGGCGATCCTGCGCGGTTTCGGCATCGAATACGCGACGATGTGGCGCGGCGCCGACGATTCGTTGAAGACGACCGAGTTCTTCTGGCGCTCGCCCGACGGCAGCGAGGTGCTGACGATCCACAAACCGCACGGCTACGGCGTCGGCGCGACGTTGCCGCTCAACGCCAAAGCCTTCATGTCGCGCATCAAGTCGATCCGCGAGGATCTCGAGCCGCTCGCCACGACGCCGTACCTGCTCGTCATGAACGGCAGCGACCACCTGCCGCCGCAGCCCGAACTGGCGGCGATGCTTCGCACCGCGAACGAAGCGCTCGATGACGCCTTCCTGCTCCATACGTCGTTGCCCGAGACGTTCGAGCGCGTGCGCGCGCACATGGGTGATAAGGCGCACGAGTGGCCGCGCCACGAGGGCGAGTTCCGGAGCGGCCAGCGCGCGCACTTGCTGCCCGGCGTGCTTTCGGCGCGGATGTGGATCAAGCAGCAGAACCAGGCCTGCGAGGACCTGCTCGCGCACTGGGCGGAACCCTACTCCGTCTGGGCGGACATCCTCAAGCGCGAGGTGGCGCCGGAGTGGCGCGAGCCGCTGCCGCCGACGACCGCGCACATGCCGTTCCCGACGTCCGAAGAGTCGATCTCGGCGCTGATCGACCGGGCGTGGCGGCACCTGCTCGAGAATCAGCCGCACGACTCGATCTGCGGCTGCTCCGTCGACCCCGTGCACGAGGAGATGCGCCAGCGCTACGAGTGGGTGCACGAGATCGGCGAGGAGATCGTCCGCCAGGCGCTGCGCACGATCGGCGCCCTCGGTCCCGACGACCCGCTCGGGACGATCACGGTCTTCAACCCGACGCCGCGGCCCGCGACGCGTTACGTCTCCACGATGGTGCCCTGGAACGACGAGCGTCCGATCACGGGCGTGCGCGCGCCCGGCGGCGCGATCGTCCCCGCGACGAAGATCGGCGACACGCAGCAGTTCCAGATCCCCGATGGCGCGCCACCGGGCTTCGAACGCGCGCGCGCCGAGATCGGGTTCGTCGCGAAAGACGTGCCCGGCTACGGCTACAAGACCTACCGTCTGCAACTGGGCGACGTTGGGGCGCCGGTCGAGCAGTCGCCGGCCGCGCACGTGATCGAAAATGAGTACCTGCGCGTCGAGGCCGACGCGTCCGACGGCACGCTGACGGTGCACGACAAGAGTTCCGGCCGCGTGCTGCAAGGCCTCAACCGCATCGTCGACGGCGGCGACCGCGGCGACGAGTACAACTTCTGCGCGCCGGAACAGGATCGCCTGGTCGATGCGCCCGCATCGCCGCCGGAGATCCGGACGACGCAAGTCGCCGGCTCGCGGGCGCTGGTCGTCGAGTCGACCTACCGGCTGCCCGCCGGACTATCGTCCGACCGCGCCCGGGGCGGCGACGCGACCTGCGACGAGCGCGTCGTCAGCACGGTCACGCTCACCGATGGCGTGCCGCGCGTCGACATCAGCACCACCGTCTTCAACGCCGCGGAGGACCACCGCCTCCGCGCCCACTTCCCGTCCGGCCTGCGCGCCGCCGTCTCGAAGGCCGACCAGCACTTCGGCGTCGTCGAGCGGCCGCTGGCGCTGCCCGAGTGGGACCCCGAAACGTGGATGGAGCAGCCGCTGGGTACCTACCCGCAGAAGGCCTTCGTCAGCGTCGACGACGGTGACTTCGGCCTCACGATCGCAAACCGCGGCTTGCCCGAGTACGAAGTGCTGGATACGCCGGCAGGCGCCGAGATCGCCGTCACGCTGATGCGCTGCGTCGGCTGGTTGTCCCGCAGCGACATCTACACGCGCCGCGGCGGCGCCGGCCCGCAACTCCGCACGCCGGGCGCGCAGATGCCCGGCGCCCACACGGTTGAGTACAGCATCATCCCGCACACGGGCGACTGGGAGTCCGCCGCCGCCCACGTCGATGCGGTGCAGTTCCTGCGGCCGATGCGCGCGCGCTGGAACCGCCACGGCCTCGGGCACATCGGCGACAGCGGGTCGCTGGCGCGCGTGAGCAGCGAGGCGTTCCAGGTGAGCGCGATCAAGCGCGCCGAGGACGGCGACGGCGTCATCCTGCGCATCTACAACACCACCGCGCACGAAGCGGAGACGCTCGTCGACATCCCGCAGCTCGGCGGCGGCGTTTCGATGGTGAACCTCAACGAGGAGCACATCGCCGACGTGCCGCGCGTGCAGGGCGGCGTCGCCGTCGTCGCCCGCCCGAACGAGATCATCACGCTGCGCTTCCGTCGCTGA
- the groL gene encoding chaperonin GroEL (60 kDa chaperone family; promotes refolding of misfolded polypeptides especially under stressful conditions; forms two stacked rings of heptamers to form a barrel-shaped 14mer; ends can be capped by GroES; misfolded proteins enter the barrel where they are refolded when GroES binds), whose amino-acid sequence MAKQLVFDEEARRSLKAGVDALAEAVKVTLGPRGRTVVLDKKFGPPAVVDDGVAIAKEIELRDPFENMGAQLAKEIATKTNDVAGDGTTTATVLGQAMVREGLKNVAAGANPMALKRGLEAGVQVIVAYLRDLATPVSGRQQIAQIATISARDPEVGEMIAEVMEKVGKDGVITVEESRGLKFETDFVEGMAIDRGYISPYFVTNTERMEASLDEPYILITDKKISAVADILPVLEKVLQVTKNFVIVCDDLDGEALATLVVNKLRGTINALAVKAPGFGDRRKAMLEDIAILTGGTFITEDMGLKLENTQVGELGRARRVTSTKDETTFIEGYGTDKAIQDRIRQIKAQTEEATSEFDREKLQERLAKLAGGVAVVKVGAATEVELKEKKLRVEDALSATRAAVEEGIVPGGGVALLRAIPAVIAAKEKLEGDERTGAAILEKALEEPLRVIAENAGQEGSVVVENVRAGKGANYGYDARDDRYVDLLKAGIIDPAKVTRSALENAASIAAMVLTTETLVTDIPEPPSAAPAPPPMDY is encoded by the coding sequence ATGGCAAAGCAACTTGTATTCGATGAAGAGGCGCGGCGTTCGCTGAAGGCGGGCGTGGACGCGCTCGCCGAGGCCGTGAAGGTGACGCTCGGCCCGCGCGGACGCACGGTCGTGCTCGACAAGAAGTTCGGGCCGCCCGCCGTCGTCGATGACGGCGTCGCGATCGCGAAAGAGATCGAGCTGAGGGACCCGTTCGAGAACATGGGCGCCCAGCTCGCGAAAGAGATCGCGACGAAGACGAACGACGTCGCCGGCGACGGCACGACGACGGCGACGGTGCTCGGACAGGCGATGGTGCGCGAGGGCCTGAAAAACGTCGCGGCTGGCGCCAATCCGATGGCGCTGAAGCGCGGCCTTGAGGCCGGCGTCCAGGTGATCGTCGCGTACCTGCGCGACCTGGCGACGCCCGTGTCGGGCCGCCAGCAGATCGCCCAGATCGCCACGATCTCGGCGCGCGACCCGGAGGTCGGCGAGATGATCGCCGAGGTAATGGAGAAGGTCGGCAAGGACGGCGTCATCACGGTCGAGGAGTCGCGCGGGCTGAAGTTCGAGACGGACTTCGTCGAGGGCATGGCGATCGACCGCGGCTACATCTCGCCGTACTTCGTGACGAACACCGAGCGCATGGAAGCATCGCTCGACGAGCCGTACATCCTGATTACCGACAAGAAGATCAGCGCCGTAGCGGACATCCTGCCGGTGCTCGAAAAGGTGCTGCAGGTGACGAAGAACTTCGTCATCGTCTGTGACGATCTCGACGGCGAAGCGCTGGCGACGCTCGTCGTCAACAAGCTGCGCGGCACGATCAACGCGCTTGCGGTCAAGGCACCGGGCTTCGGCGACCGCCGCAAGGCGATGCTCGAAGACATCGCGATCCTGACGGGCGGCACGTTCATCACCGAGGACATGGGACTGAAGCTCGAGAACACGCAGGTGGGCGAGCTGGGCCGCGCCCGGCGCGTCACCTCGACCAAGGACGAGACGACGTTCATCGAGGGCTACGGCACGGACAAGGCGATCCAAGACCGCATCCGCCAGATCAAGGCGCAGACGGAAGAGGCGACGTCGGAGTTCGACCGCGAGAAGCTGCAGGAGCGGCTGGCCAAGCTCGCCGGCGGTGTCGCCGTCGTCAAGGTCGGCGCCGCCACCGAAGTCGAACTCAAGGAAAAGAAGCTCCGCGTCGAAGACGCGCTTTCGGCGACGCGCGCCGCTGTCGAAGAGGGGATCGTGCCGGGCGGCGGCGTCGCGCTGCTGCGCGCCATCCCGGCCGTCATCGCCGCGAAGGAAAAGCTGGAGGGGGACGAGCGCACCGGCGCGGCGATCCTCGAGAAGGCGCTCGAAGAGCCGCTGCGCGTGATCGCCGAGAATGCCGGCCAGGAGGGCTCGGTCGTCGTCGAGAACGTGCGGGCGGGCAAGGGTGCGAACTACGGCTACGACGCCCGCGACGACCGCTACGTCGACCTGCTCAAGGCGGGGATCATCGACCCGGCGAAGGTGACGCGCTCGGCGCTCGAGAACGCCGCCAGCATCGCCGCGATGGTGCTGACGACGGAGACGCTGGTGACGGACATCCCGGAGCCGCCGTCGGCAGCGCCGGCGCCGCCGCCGATGGACTACTGA
- a CDS encoding Rieske 2Fe-2S domain-containing protein: protein MAEFVRVARLSDIPAGTMKGVKARGKEVLVANIDGEAYAVGDRCTHLRYRLHNGTLDGTVVTCQGHGSRFDVTDGGVCGWVTHPAWYRMLMDATFPGFLKRSLPSYPTRVEGDDVYVEL from the coding sequence GTGGCCGAATTCGTGCGCGTCGCGAGGCTGTCGGATATCCCGGCGGGGACCATGAAAGGCGTCAAGGCGCGCGGCAAGGAAGTGCTCGTCGCCAACATCGACGGCGAAGCCTATGCCGTGGGCGACCGCTGCACGCACCTCCGCTACCGGCTGCACAATGGCACGCTCGACGGCACGGTCGTCACCTGCCAGGGGCACGGTTCCCGCTTCGACGTCACCGATGGCGGCGTCTGCGGCTGGGTGACGCATCCCGCCTGGTACAGGATGCTGATGGATGCCACGTTCCCCGGCTTTCTCAAGCGCAGCCTGCCGTCGTACCCGACGCGCGTCGAAGGGGATGACGTGTATGTTGAGTTGTAA
- a CDS encoding dolichyl-phosphate beta-glucosyltransferase — protein sequence MKSVDLVIPCYNEERVLAQSVEALRAWCIEHLAAYRWRIVVADNASRDGTLDVAKRLAAEDPDGIGYIHLDRKGRGRALTRAWLESSADAMCYMDVDLSTDLSMILPLLGGVLEEGYDVAYGSRVSRRSDIERSIKREVNSRAFILLIKALFWTKFSDAQCGFKAIRREAAQALLPHVRDGEWFWDTELLVLAEKNGYRLKEVPVKWVEDPDTRVKFPDDIIKMVSGLVRLRFRDLRVRKS from the coding sequence ATGAAGTCCGTCGACCTCGTGATCCCCTGCTACAACGAGGAGCGCGTGCTGGCGCAGAGCGTCGAGGCGCTGCGCGCTTGGTGCATCGAGCATCTCGCGGCGTACCGCTGGCGGATCGTCGTCGCCGACAACGCCTCGCGCGACGGCACCCTGGACGTCGCGAAGCGGCTGGCGGCCGAGGATCCCGACGGCATTGGCTACATCCACCTCGACCGGAAGGGGCGCGGGCGCGCACTCACGCGCGCCTGGCTCGAAAGCAGCGCCGACGCCATGTGCTACATGGACGTCGACCTTTCCACTGACCTGTCGATGATCTTGCCGCTGCTCGGCGGCGTGCTCGAAGAAGGCTACGACGTCGCGTACGGATCGCGCGTCTCGCGCCGCTCGGACATCGAGCGGTCGATCAAGCGCGAGGTCAATTCGCGTGCCTTCATCCTGCTGATCAAGGCGCTGTTCTGGACGAAGTTCTCCGACGCCCAGTGCGGCTTCAAGGCGATCAGGCGTGAAGCGGCGCAGGCGCTGCTGCCGCACGTGCGCGACGGCGAGTGGTTCTGGGACACGGAACTGCTGGTGCTCGCCGAGAAGAACGGCTACCGGCTGAAGGAAGTGCCGGTGAAGTGGGTCGAAGATCCGGACACGCGCGTGAAGTTCCCGGACGACATCATCAAGATGGTGAGCGGGCTCGTGCGGCTGCGGTTTCGCGATCTGCGGGTGAGGAAGTCATGA
- a CDS encoding 2TM domain-containing protein yields the protein MTRDRDEFEGIDISGPWGGIRLGSGGFRRDEWDDDAEVRAVRRRVRQRLDFLKNLAFFGLIVGGLALLDWATGGGWWVQWVAIIWGAFLAMQFLTTFMAPVLWGREAEERMVQRELERRRGSARVQHPPRGDGPDA from the coding sequence ATGACGCGCGACCGCGACGAGTTCGAGGGCATCGACATCAGCGGCCCGTGGGGCGGCATCCGGCTCGGCTCCGGCGGCTTCCGCCGCGACGAATGGGACGACGACGCCGAGGTGCGCGCCGTCCGCAGGCGCGTGCGCCAGCGCCTCGACTTCCTGAAGAACCTGGCGTTCTTCGGGCTGATCGTCGGCGGGCTGGCGCTGCTCGATTGGGCGACGGGCGGCGGCTGGTGGGTGCAGTGGGTGGCGATCATCTGGGGCGCCTTCCTCGCCATGCAGTTCCTGACGACGTTCATGGCGCCCGTGCTCTGGGGCCGCGAGGCGGAGGAGCGGATGGTCCAGCGCGAGCTGGAGCGGCGGCGCGGGAGCGCGCGCGTCCAACACCCGCCGCGTGGCGACGGCCCGGACGCGTAG
- the groES gene encoding co-chaperone GroES, which produces MAATKSTSAKKTANGRAAASTKLMPLHDRIVIRPVVQEEVLASGIVIPDTAKEKPQQGEVVAAGPGRLDDNGKRIAMDVKIGDRVLYAKYTGQEVKVDREELIVIAEKDVLAKIQ; this is translated from the coding sequence GTGGCTGCTACGAAGTCCACATCCGCAAAGAAGACGGCGAACGGCCGCGCCGCTGCATCGACGAAGCTGATGCCGCTGCACGACCGCATCGTCATTCGGCCCGTCGTCCAGGAAGAGGTGCTGGCGAGCGGCATCGTCATTCCCGACACGGCGAAGGAGAAGCCGCAGCAGGGCGAGGTCGTCGCGGCCGGCCCGGGCCGGCTCGATGACAACGGCAAGCGCATCGCAATGGACGTCAAGATCGGCGACCGCGTGCTCTACGCCAAGTACACCGGCCAGGAAGTGAAGGTCGACCGCGAAGAGTTGATCGTGATCGCCGAGAAGGACGTGCTGGCGAAGATCCAGTAG
- a CDS encoding adenine phosphoribosyltransferase, whose product MDLKPYIRAVPDFPVDGVLFRDITPLLRDAAAYAYALDVMAAHVRTLAPHAIAGIESRGFLFGAPVAAMLGLPFVPIRKPGKLPAARMTVEYTLEYGNNQLDIHADALARGQRAVIIDDLLATGGTARAAAKLVELLGAEVVGLVFLIELAGLDGRAALAGYDVTSFVRYE is encoded by the coding sequence ATGGACCTGAAACCCTACATCCGCGCCGTGCCCGACTTTCCCGTCGACGGTGTCCTTTTTCGCGATATCACGCCGCTGCTGCGCGATGCCGCCGCCTACGCCTACGCGCTCGACGTCATGGCGGCGCACGTGCGTACGCTGGCGCCGCACGCCATCGCCGGCATCGAGTCGCGTGGCTTTCTCTTCGGCGCTCCCGTGGCCGCGATGCTCGGCCTGCCGTTTGTGCCGATCCGCAAGCCGGGCAAACTCCCCGCCGCGCGGATGACGGTCGAATACACCCTCGAATACGGCAACAACCAGCTGGACATCCACGCCGACGCGCTGGCGCGGGGACAGCGCGCCGTCATCATCGATGACCTTCTCGCCACCGGCGGCACGGCGCGCGCGGCGGCGAAGCTCGTCGAGCTGCTGGGCGCGGAGGTCGTGGGGCTCGTCTTTCTCATCGAGCTGGCGGGCCTCGATGGCCGCGCCGCGCTCGCCGGCTATGACGTGACGTCGTTCGTGCGGTACGAGTGA